Proteins from a single region of Ziziphus jujuba cultivar Dongzao chromosome 1, ASM3175591v1:
- the LOC107414822 gene encoding F-box protein CPR1: protein MVDLPAEVVTDILSRLSAKQLLRFRCVSKPWRTLIDSMDFIHLHLQNSLENKSHFGLIIRKDFQLYCVDFDSLEDVAELTHPLMCYNNRIRILGTCNGLLCICNVAGDVALWNPSTKKHRVLPFLPTGSNREPNRYFCGARVYGFGYEPVLDDYKLVSISQFIGLDYQSFESEVKVYSLRTNAWKEIESMPYVLCYTGKMGILVNNYLHWVVTRKLEPEETELIVGFDMGTERFQEVPIPDNVNHHFEMEVGVIENNLCIVANYQEEGDFEVWVMKEYGVKESWTRLFKIAHTRGTIKNVMPLAYSKAGQEVLFEQDHEKLVWYDLKSQRLKVVRLRGMPRPFEAMVFVGSLAPLTVGNRGKNWKNRESRDDKNKKRDDFLSEGFKLVL, encoded by the exons ATGGTGGACCTCCCTGCGGAGGTTGTCACCGACATACTCTCTCGCCTCTCGGCGAAACAACTGCTCCGTTTCAGGTGCGTTTCTAAGCCATGGCGGACCTTAATCGACAGCATGGATTTCATCCATTTGCATCTCCAGAACAGCTTGGAAAACAAATCCCATTTCGGGCTAATAATCAGGAAAGATTTCCAGCTCTATTGCGTCGATTTCGATTCGCTCGAAGACGTTGCCGAGCTCACCCACCCTCTCATGTGTTACAACAATCGGATTCGGATCCTTGGCACCTGCAACGGCTTGCTTTGCATCTGCAACGTGGCGGGAGACGTAGCTCTCTGGAACCCATCGACGAAAAAGCATAGGGTTTTGCCCTTTTTGCCCACCGGGTCAAATCGCGAACCGAATAGGTATTTCTGCGGTGCTAGAGTTTACGGGTTCGGGTACGAACCCGTACTTGATGACTATAAATTGGTGAGCATTTCGCAGTTTATCGGTTTAGATTACCAGTCATTCGAATCTGAGGTAAAAGTTTATAGCTTGAGGACAAATGCGTGGAAGGAGATCGAATCTATGCCTTATGTGCTGTGCTATACTGGCAAAATGGGTATTCTCGTTAACAATTATTTGCATTGGGTTGTGACCCGGAAGCTAGAACCCGAAGAGACCGAATTGATTGTTGGTTTTGATATGGGAACAGAGAGATTTCAGGAGGTACCAATACCTGATAATGTGAACCATCACTTTGAAATGGAAGTTGGGGTTATAGAGAATAACCTCTGTATTGTTGCTAATTATCAAGAAGAAGGTGATTTTGAGGTTTGGGTGATGAAGGAATATGGGGTTAAAGAGTCTTGGACTAGGCTGTTTAAGATTGCACATACCCGTGGgacaataaaaaatgttatgcCTCTGGCTTATTCGAAAGCGGGTCAAGAAGTTCTTTTTGAGCAAGACCATGAAAAGCTGGTTTGGTATGATTTGAAAAGTCAGAGACTAAAGGTTGTTAGGCTTCGAGGTATGCCTCGTCCTTTTGAGGCCATGGTATTTGTAGGAAGCCTTGCTCCTCTCACGGTTGGTAATAGGGGTAAGAATTGGAAGAACCGTGAATCCCGAGACGACAAGAACAAGAAAAG GGATGATTTCCTATCGGAGGGCTTCAAGTTGGTGCTTTAG